One genomic region from Bacteroidales bacterium WCE2008 encodes:
- a CDS encoding NigD-like protein, producing MLILCKVHAIWDLVVVMKIKKPLILFSMLLMTLSCAKDMSSNFNFDGGKKDVEPKMAIVTVKQSPAKIIYFQLDDKTRLLPQNYILGYSGMERLMCSLVIDNSHEDPVYGKHAWIDWEGGFIEKGIFHNSITSSTALDLDDPKHGLDIPDSWVNSVEDGFLTLEYKTWWGFAPAHHDLYLVAYCNLSDPYEVWLYQNTNGDRKDYYDSSFICFDINELPDTGDEYKPLTLKWTSPDGKTHSKRFEFKTRK from the coding sequence ATGTTAATTTTGTGCAAGGTTCATGCAATTTGGGATTTAGTTGTTGTAATGAAGATAAAAAAGCCTTTAATACTGTTCTCCATGCTGCTCATGACTCTCTCATGCGCAAAGGACATGTCATCTAATTTCAATTTCGATGGCGGAAAAAAAGACGTGGAGCCCAAGATGGCTATAGTTACCGTGAAGCAGTCTCCGGCAAAAATCATCTATTTCCAGCTTGACGATAAGACGAGGCTTCTCCCGCAGAACTATATTCTGGGCTATTCAGGGATGGAGAGGCTTATGTGCTCTCTGGTCATCGACAATAGTCATGAGGACCCGGTATATGGCAAACATGCCTGGATCGACTGGGAAGGCGGATTTATAGAAAAAGGAATTTTCCATAACAGTATAACCAGCAGTACTGCCCTGGACCTTGACGATCCGAAGCATGGGCTGGATATTCCTGATTCGTGGGTCAATTCCGTAGAGGACGGATTCCTCACGCTTGAGTACAAGACCTGGTGGGGTTTCGCTCCTGCGCATCACGACCTCTATCTCGTAGCATACTGCAACTTATCTGACCCTTATGAAGTCTGGCTATACCAGAATACCAATGGTGACCGCAAAGATTACTACGACAGCAGTTTCATATGCTTTGACATAAATGAACTGCCTGACACCGGAGATGAATATAAACCGTTGACTCTTAAATGGACCTCGCCTGACGGCAAGACGCACAGCAAAAGATTTGAATTTAAGACAAGAAAATAG
- a CDS encoding RNA polymerase sigma-70 factor, ECF subfamily (manually curated), producing MNLRQENRLAEETILTLVRRGDTNAMQIFYNQYAGYLTAVCSRYVVDTDQVKDILQEAFIKIFDSLDKFEFRGEGSVKAWVRRIVVNDSIRYLKHNCKVSLVYDIPDTPDEDEDPPYGDVPASVIQQMIKELPDGYRTVFNLYVFEDKSHKEIASLLGIKEDSSASQLFRAKKILATRIKEYLNRNRDE from the coding sequence TTGAATTTAAGACAAGAAAATAGACTGGCTGAAGAAACTATACTGACCCTTGTCAGAAGAGGAGATACCAACGCGATGCAGATTTTCTATAATCAGTACGCGGGGTATCTTACGGCTGTCTGTTCCAGATACGTGGTAGATACCGACCAGGTCAAGGACATTCTCCAGGAAGCTTTCATAAAGATTTTCGACAGTCTTGACAAGTTTGAGTTCAGGGGTGAAGGAAGCGTCAAAGCCTGGGTAAGAAGGATAGTAGTCAACGACTCGATCCGTTATCTGAAGCACAACTGCAAGGTCAGCCTTGTCTATGACATCCCGGACACCCCCGACGAAGACGAGGATCCTCCATACGGAGACGTACCGGCTTCTGTAATCCAGCAGATGATCAAGGAATTGCCGGACGGATACAGGACAGTATTCAACCTTTACGTATTCGAAGACAAGAGCCACAAGGAAATAGCTTCCCTGCTCGGCATCAAAGAAGATTCTTCAGCATCACAGTTGTTCAGGGCGAAGAAAATCCTGGCGACAAGAATCAAAGAATACCTAAACAGAAACAGAGATGAGTAA
- a CDS encoding Outer membrane protein beta-barrel domain-containing protein → MSNNEWKYRLRESLEDYTEAAPEGLWDAVRTGVSAKKRRRVIAWWSSAVGMSAAAAIVAGVFLFRDKSSENIDVLVPDSSVVAEAQVQQEDTLVHIVDLSRPEDINLTAYVPVKKADAVPFTVTVPEVDIIPVVIDIEPVDIIVEPADIIVEPADIHIEDDIKVTEEKPARKEREIKEYDGDLIAFGYSARKKPAVRVSGNMGASQTISSGSSYGMGTKGLYYASPTNSIENNYFFDVTRNQQTETKTNHTKSPSLSAIISFPIASGWSVGTGIVYSRLKNETVSERSIMKARQELSMDYIGIPVYAEYDLFTWKRLSLYADAGPMFEFCTNARTKHTAITGDKITDKTEEKASVKDNRWSVNANIGIQARITRHSYLFVEPGFSYHFSNGSKVENYYTDKPAAFNLNIGYRFMIR, encoded by the coding sequence ATGAGTAATAATGAATGGAAATACAGGTTGAGGGAAAGTCTCGAAGACTATACCGAAGCCGCCCCTGAAGGGCTGTGGGACGCAGTCAGGACGGGTGTATCAGCTAAGAAGCGCAGACGCGTGATTGCATGGTGGAGTTCCGCTGTTGGAATGTCCGCCGCAGCCGCCATTGTCGCCGGAGTATTTCTGTTCCGTGACAAATCTTCGGAAAACATAGATGTCCTCGTCCCGGACAGTTCTGTGGTAGCCGAGGCTCAAGTCCAGCAGGAAGATACTCTTGTACATATCGTAGATCTTTCCAGACCGGAAGATATAAACCTTACTGCTTATGTTCCTGTAAAGAAAGCCGATGCTGTTCCGTTTACAGTCACCGTACCGGAGGTGGATATAATCCCGGTAGTAATCGATATTGAACCAGTCGACATCATTGTCGAACCGGCCGACATTATCGTTGAGCCTGCCGACATCCATATTGAAGACGATATCAAGGTTACGGAGGAAAAACCGGCCCGCAAAGAGAGAGAGATCAAGGAATATGACGGAGATTTGATTGCCTTCGGTTATTCAGCCAGGAAAAAACCTGCTGTAAGAGTTTCCGGAAACATGGGAGCCTCCCAGACCATATCCTCCGGCAGCTCATACGGAATGGGCACCAAGGGCTTATATTATGCAAGTCCGACGAATTCCATCGAGAACAATTATTTCTTCGATGTCACCAGGAACCAGCAGACTGAGACAAAGACGAACCATACCAAGAGCCCGTCCCTGAGCGCCATCATCAGTTTCCCGATTGCGTCCGGATGGTCTGTCGGTACCGGAATAGTTTATTCCAGACTAAAGAACGAGACCGTCTCGGAAAGGAGTATAATGAAAGCGAGACAAGAGCTTTCAATGGACTATATTGGGATTCCTGTATATGCTGAATATGACCTGTTCACCTGGAAGAGACTGAGCCTCTATGCCGATGCCGGTCCGATGTTCGAGTTCTGCACCAATGCCAGGACTAAGCATACGGCCATAACCGGAGATAAGATAACTGACAAGACCGAAGAGAAAGCATCTGTCAAAGATAACAGGTGGTCAGTCAACGCCAATATAGGCATCCAGGCCAGGATAACCAGACACAGCTATCTGTTCGTGGAACCTGGATTCTCCTACCACTTCAGCAACGGCAGCAAGGTCGAGAATTACTATACAGATAAACCGGCAGCCTTCAATCTGAATATCGGCTACCGGTTCATGATTCGTTAG
- a CDS encoding diaminohydroxyphosphoribosylaminopyrimidine deaminase: MNWSESDREYMQEAISLAERGRGHTSPNPLVGCVIVKDGRTLGRGWHRKYGDLHAEREALRDCTENPAGATAYVTLEPCCHHGKQPPCTDALIEAGIARVIVGATDPNPLVGGKGIAILRENGIMVETGLCEGEILEQNRIFFKYITERKPWVTLKVAMTLDGKIATADGDSRWVTSESSRQFVQQLRGYHSGICVGKGTVVYDDPMLDCRFEGLDNPVRIIPDSMASISPESRIVRTAGQCRTIIAHTDAAPASRLEQLNTLGVETLPCLSENGHTDISDMLRRLGEMRIDSILLEGGEELNWSFIENGLVDEYYIFVAPKILGGKDAKTTVGGAGFPKMADALDISIKDVRQFGPDILIHGYAKNR; this comes from the coding sequence ATGAATTGGTCAGAGTCAGACAGAGAATACATGCAGGAAGCGATATCGCTTGCTGAGAGAGGCCGGGGACACACATCTCCGAACCCGCTGGTAGGATGCGTCATAGTCAAGGACGGCCGCACCCTAGGACGTGGCTGGCACCGCAAATATGGCGACCTCCATGCAGAACGCGAAGCCCTTCGCGACTGCACTGAAAACCCGGCAGGAGCCACCGCCTATGTAACTCTGGAGCCATGCTGCCACCATGGTAAGCAGCCTCCATGCACTGACGCCCTTATCGAAGCCGGGATCGCAAGAGTCATCGTCGGAGCCACCGATCCCAATCCGCTTGTCGGAGGAAAAGGGATCGCCATCCTCCGGGAGAACGGAATCATGGTCGAGACTGGGTTGTGCGAAGGAGAGATTCTTGAACAGAACCGTATCTTCTTCAAGTATATCACGGAAAGAAAGCCTTGGGTAACCCTCAAGGTCGCCATGACCCTAGACGGGAAGATCGCCACCGCTGACGGAGACTCGCGCTGGGTGACATCCGAGTCCTCCCGGCAGTTCGTCCAGCAATTGCGAGGATACCATTCCGGAATATGCGTAGGAAAAGGGACTGTCGTATATGACGACCCGATGCTGGACTGCCGCTTCGAGGGGCTGGACAACCCGGTCCGGATTATTCCGGACAGCATGGCATCCATATCCCCTGAGAGCAGGATTGTCAGGACGGCCGGGCAATGCAGGACAATCATCGCCCACACGGACGCAGCGCCGGCTTCAAGACTGGAGCAACTGAACACGCTCGGAGTCGAGACCCTGCCCTGCCTGTCAGAGAATGGGCATACTGACATCAGTGACATGCTCCGACGTCTCGGGGAGATGCGCATAGACTCGATATTGCTCGAAGGTGGCGAAGAACTCAACTGGAGTTTCATCGAGAATGGCCTTGTAGATGAATATTACATCTTCGTCGCGCCGAAGATACTGGGAGGAAAAGATGCGAAGACAACAGTCGGAGGCGCCGGCTTTCCCAAGATGGCAGACGCTCTGGACATCTCGATAAAGGACGTCAGACAGTTCGGCCCGGACATATTGATACATGGATATGCAAAAAACAGATAG
- a CDS encoding riboflavin synthase alpha chain, translated as MFTGIIEETGTVQSVTRHGSSIALCIAADKVTEGTVVGDSIAVNGVCLTVTSLNGKRFTADVMPETVHRTSLSKLAAGSKVNLERALRASDRLGGHIVSGHVDGCGVIGSMVRDGIATRVTVKLPESLLRYIAVKGSVTIDGVSLTVTDVDSHSFSVSLIPQTKAVTTLGDAKVGKVVNVEVDLLARYTERLLSAGRKQETKESGLSLEWLAENGF; from the coding sequence ATGTTTACAGGAATTATAGAAGAAACAGGCACGGTCCAGTCCGTCACGAGACATGGATCCAGCATCGCGCTGTGCATCGCGGCCGACAAGGTCACGGAAGGCACGGTCGTCGGAGACAGCATAGCCGTCAACGGAGTCTGCCTTACGGTCACTTCGCTGAACGGCAAGAGATTCACCGCCGACGTAATGCCGGAAACTGTCCACAGGACATCTCTCAGCAAGCTTGCCGCAGGATCGAAAGTCAATCTTGAAAGGGCTCTGAGGGCATCTGACCGTCTTGGGGGCCATATTGTCTCCGGGCATGTGGACGGATGCGGAGTCATCGGATCCATGGTCAGAGACGGAATTGCGACAAGAGTCACCGTCAAACTCCCGGAATCATTGCTCAGATATATAGCTGTCAAGGGCTCCGTCACGATAGACGGCGTAAGCCTTACGGTTACGGATGTGGACAGCCATTCATTCTCCGTATCCCTGATTCCTCAGACAAAGGCTGTGACAACTTTGGGCGATGCCAAGGTCGGCAAAGTAGTCAACGTCGAAGTAGACCTGCTCGCGCGGTACACGGAGCGGCTGCTTTCGGCAGGAAGAAAACAAGAAACAAAAGAAAGCGGCCTTTCATTGGAATGGCTGGCAGAAAACGGATTTTAG
- a CDS encoding 3,4-dihydroxy 2-butanone 4-phosphate synthase / GTP cyclohydrolase II has product MEKKEFSTIEEALAELKEGHMIVVIDDPERENEGDLICAARHATPENINFMATYGKGLICMPMSESYTTKLDLGQMVSYNTDNHGTAFTVSIDHISTTTGISAVERSVTAMKCISPDAHPADFRRPGHMFPLKARKGGVLIRAGHTEATVDLMRLAGMEECGLCCEIMSDDGTMMRTRELVAFAKKHGLKIISIADLIRYRRRHEKTVERITTADLPTKYGHFKAYGYVSVITGEHHVALVKGDVTTDEPVLCRVHSECLTGDAFGSLRCDCGEQLEEALRRIEETGRGVLLYLRQEGRGIGLINKLRAYNLQDKGMDTVEANVALGFAPDLREYGTGAAILADLGIRKLAIMTNNPEKISGLDGYGLEIVRREPIEIRSNENNERYLRTKCSKMGHILHIK; this is encoded by the coding sequence ATGGAGAAAAAAGAATTCTCAACGATTGAAGAAGCCCTCGCAGAACTTAAGGAAGGGCATATGATAGTTGTCATCGACGACCCTGAAAGGGAAAATGAAGGAGACCTCATCTGTGCCGCACGCCATGCGACCCCGGAGAACATAAACTTCATGGCAACATATGGAAAGGGACTGATATGCATGCCCATGAGCGAGTCATACACGACGAAGCTTGACCTGGGCCAGATGGTCTCATACAACACTGACAACCACGGGACGGCATTTACCGTATCGATCGACCATATCTCGACAACCACCGGAATCTCGGCCGTCGAACGGTCAGTAACAGCAATGAAATGCATATCCCCTGATGCCCATCCGGCAGATTTCAGGAGGCCGGGGCACATGTTCCCCCTCAAGGCAAGGAAAGGAGGAGTACTGATTAGGGCCGGACACACTGAAGCTACCGTGGACCTTATGCGTCTTGCCGGAATGGAGGAATGCGGTCTATGCTGCGAGATCATGAGCGACGACGGTACGATGATGCGTACCAGGGAACTGGTCGCATTTGCCAAGAAACATGGATTGAAGATAATCTCCATCGCCGACCTTATCCGTTACCGCCGCAGGCATGAGAAAACGGTGGAAAGGATCACCACGGCGGACCTTCCGACGAAATATGGCCATTTCAAGGCATATGGATATGTGAGCGTGATTACCGGCGAGCATCATGTAGCCCTGGTGAAGGGAGACGTAACCACGGATGAGCCTGTACTTTGCAGGGTCCATTCCGAATGTCTTACGGGCGACGCCTTCGGCTCCCTGAGATGCGACTGCGGGGAGCAGCTTGAGGAAGCGCTGCGCCGCATTGAAGAGACCGGACGCGGAGTGCTTCTTTACCTCAGGCAGGAAGGACGAGGCATTGGCCTTATCAACAAGCTGCGCGCCTACAACCTGCAGGACAAGGGCATGGACACGGTGGAGGCCAACGTCGCGCTGGGCTTCGCGCCTGACCTTCGCGAGTACGGCACCGGAGCGGCAATCCTTGCGGACCTGGGAATCAGGAAACTCGCTATCATGACCAACAACCCGGAGAAGATCAGCGGTCTTGACGGATATGGTCTTGAAATCGTACGCAGAGAGCCGATCGAGATACGGAGCAACGAGAACAACGAGCGCTACCTGCGAACCAAATGCAGCAAGATGGGCCACATACTCCACATCAAATAA
- a CDS encoding 6,7-dimethyl-8-ribityllumazine synthase, which translates to MKTLEGNLIASGQKIGIVASRFNEFITGKLLGGAEDSFIRHGGNPDDLEVAWVPGAFEIPLIAKKMAMSKKYDAIVCLGAVIRGDTPHFDMVAGESVKGIAQVGLESGIPVIYGVLTTETIEQAVERAGTKAGNKGFDAMTTAIEMTNLSKVIL; encoded by the coding sequence ATGAAGACACTCGAAGGAAACCTTATTGCGTCAGGCCAGAAAATCGGCATCGTCGCATCAAGATTCAATGAATTCATCACAGGCAAGCTGCTTGGTGGAGCCGAAGACTCATTCATCCGCCATGGCGGAAATCCGGACGATCTTGAAGTCGCCTGGGTGCCGGGAGCTTTCGAGATCCCGCTAATTGCCAAGAAGATGGCCATGTCCAAGAAATACGACGCAATCGTATGTCTCGGAGCCGTCATCCGCGGAGATACTCCCCACTTCGACATGGTTGCCGGCGAATCAGTCAAAGGCATCGCCCAGGTAGGGCTTGAAAGCGGAATCCCTGTAATCTACGGAGTCCTTACCACCGAGACCATCGAGCAGGCGGTGGAGAGGGCCGGCACAAAGGCCGGAAACAAAGGTTTCGATGCCATGACTACGGCCATAGAGATGACTAATCTGTCAAAGGTCATTCTTTGA
- a CDS encoding transporter family-2 protein has translation MTILFLLLVCIIGMCTPAQTAINAQLQIRLNSAFAATMVAFLIGTIVLFLINIPVLGSMVTGLAGIPWYAWLGGVFGFAALTSFVILFPKIGSIQTVLLPILGQIAMSMIIDSTGLFGAEVKPMNPMRIAGTLVAVAGVFMVVLKKGEKSDMHHGHRILWQALGVVAGAMLAAQSAVNGTLGVCLNSPVQAAFISSLISTVILFLLILSIRNERRCLAGMFPIKGPLWIWIGGLLGLAIVIGYAAFAPILGIGLLSVVSILGQLGASILIDRFGFFKARKVHVSLTQYLGIAVVLAGVVLIYF, from the coding sequence ATGACAATCTTATTTCTTCTGCTGGTTTGCATCATAGGAATGTGCACCCCTGCCCAGACGGCGATCAATGCTCAGTTGCAGATCCGTCTGAACTCGGCGTTCGCCGCTACTATGGTCGCTTTCCTGATCGGAACTATCGTACTGTTCCTTATCAACATCCCTGTACTGGGCTCCATGGTTACCGGCCTCGCCGGAATCCCGTGGTATGCCTGGCTGGGCGGTGTCTTCGGATTCGCAGCCCTTACCTCGTTCGTCATACTCTTTCCGAAGATCGGAAGCATCCAGACGGTGCTTCTGCCGATTCTGGGACAGATTGCCATGAGTATGATCATCGACAGTACCGGTCTCTTCGGCGCCGAGGTCAAGCCGATGAACCCTATGCGTATAGCGGGAACTCTCGTTGCCGTCGCCGGCGTATTTATGGTCGTACTCAAGAAAGGGGAGAAGAGCGACATGCATCATGGCCATAGGATACTCTGGCAGGCTCTCGGAGTTGTTGCCGGCGCGATGCTGGCGGCACAGTCCGCAGTCAACGGAACTCTCGGCGTCTGCCTGAATTCTCCGGTGCAGGCGGCCTTCATTTCGTCCCTGATTTCGACGGTAATACTGTTCCTCCTGATTCTTTCGATCAGGAATGAACGCAGATGTCTTGCTGGGATGTTCCCGATCAAGGGCCCTCTCTGGATCTGGATTGGCGGATTGCTGGGTCTGGCGATAGTTATCGGTTATGCGGCCTTCGCTCCTATACTCGGAATCGGACTGCTTTCAGTGGTAAGTATTCTGGGCCAGCTCGGAGCGAGCATCCTTATCGACCGTTTCGGCTTTTTCAAGGCCCGTAAGGTACATGTCTCCCTCACCCAGTATCTGGGAATAGCTGTCGTTCTCGCAGGAGTCGTCTTGATATACTTCTAG
- a CDS encoding molecular chaperone HtpG, with translation MKGKIGVTTENIFPVIKQFLYSDHEIFLRELVANAVDASQKMKALASSGDFKGETGDIDVRIELDEKEKVLKVIDRGIGMTEEEVDKYINQIAFSSAGEFLEKYKDQIGSIIGHFGLGFYSAFMVSEKVTIDTLSWKEGSKAVRWSCDGSPEYKIEESDKTDRGTVITLYLDSDSAEYANSGKIKSLLQKYCRFMPVPVIFGKEQEWKDGKYVDTDKDQVINNVEPLWTKTPSELKDEDYLNFYKALYPMKEDPMFWIHLNVDYPFQLTGILYFPKIKERMAIEKNNIQLYCNQMFVTDHVDNIVPDFLTLLHGVIDSPDIPLNVSRSYLQSDANVKKISGYITKKVADRLEEIFKDERKALESKWDNIKLFIEYGMLSDEKFGERGLKFALVKNTEGKYFSFDEYKKAVEGEQTDKDKKTVFLYATDIEGQYPFIEAAKNKGYDVLHMDCELDSHFVNLLEQKLENVRFARVDSDAVENLIPKEEKIRPEMNEEQRYDLENMFKAVLPEGNDYYVTGDNLGEDADPILITQSEFMRRYREMSALGGGMNFYGELPKSYNITVNMQNPLVAKVMEAEKAEVAPQAELPAEAPESATEEEKTKAREAREAVRKAHRSDIEAFASKNEILHQIADLALLANGMLKGKALSDFIARSRKVVTDAYLK, from the coding sequence ATGAAAGGAAAAATTGGAGTAACCACCGAGAATATATTCCCGGTAATCAAACAGTTTCTTTATAGCGATCACGAGATATTCCTTCGTGAACTTGTCGCCAATGCGGTAGATGCATCCCAGAAGATGAAGGCGCTTGCCTCTTCAGGTGATTTCAAGGGCGAGACGGGAGATATAGATGTCCGTATAGAACTGGATGAGAAAGAAAAGGTTCTCAAAGTCATAGACCGTGGTATCGGTATGACAGAGGAGGAAGTGGATAAATATATAAACCAGATAGCTTTTTCTTCAGCAGGCGAATTCCTCGAGAAATATAAGGACCAGATCGGAAGCATAATCGGCCATTTCGGCCTCGGATTCTATTCAGCCTTCATGGTATCCGAAAAGGTCACGATAGATACTCTCAGCTGGAAAGAAGGCTCAAAAGCCGTGCGCTGGTCGTGTGATGGCAGCCCTGAATACAAGATCGAGGAATCAGACAAGACCGACAGGGGTACAGTCATCACCCTCTATCTTGACAGCGATTCAGCCGAGTATGCCAACAGCGGCAAGATCAAGAGCCTTCTCCAGAAATACTGCCGCTTCATGCCTGTTCCGGTAATCTTCGGAAAAGAGCAGGAATGGAAGGACGGCAAATACGTCGATACCGATAAGGATCAGGTAATCAACAACGTGGAGCCTCTCTGGACAAAGACTCCTTCAGAGCTCAAGGATGAGGATTATCTCAATTTCTACAAGGCCCTCTATCCGATGAAGGAAGATCCGATGTTCTGGATCCATCTGAACGTGGATTATCCTTTCCAGCTTACTGGTATCCTTTACTTCCCGAAGATCAAGGAAAGAATGGCCATCGAGAAGAACAACATCCAGCTCTACTGCAACCAGATGTTCGTTACTGACCATGTGGACAATATAGTTCCTGATTTCCTTACTCTTCTCCATGGCGTGATCGACTCTCCGGACATTCCTCTGAATGTTTCCAGAAGCTATCTCCAGAGCGATGCCAACGTAAAGAAGATCTCCGGTTACATCACCAAGAAGGTCGCCGACAGGCTCGAGGAAATCTTCAAGGACGAGCGCAAGGCTCTCGAAAGCAAATGGGACAATATCAAGCTCTTCATCGAGTATGGCATGCTCTCCGACGAAAAGTTCGGCGAGAGAGGTCTCAAGTTCGCCCTTGTCAAGAACACCGAAGGCAAATACTTCAGCTTCGACGAATACAAGAAGGCCGTGGAAGGGGAGCAGACCGATAAGGACAAGAAGACCGTCTTCCTCTATGCCACCGATATCGAGGGTCAGTATCCTTTCATCGAAGCCGCCAAGAACAAGGGCTACGATGTGCTTCATATGGACTGCGAACTCGACTCCCACTTCGTCAATCTGCTCGAGCAGAAACTCGAGAACGTCCGCTTTGCCAGGGTCGATTCCGACGCCGTCGAGAACCTGATCCCGAAAGAGGAGAAGATCCGTCCTGAGATGAACGAAGAGCAGAGATATGATCTCGAGAACATGTTCAAGGCCGTGCTTCCGGAGGGGAACGACTATTACGTCACCGGCGACAATCTCGGTGAGGACGCGGATCCGATTCTGATCACTCAGAGCGAATTCATGCGCCGATACAGAGAGATGTCGGCTCTTGGCGGTGGAATGAACTTCTACGGAGAACTGCCGAAGTCTTACAATATTACAGTCAACATGCAGAATCCTCTGGTCGCCAAAGTGATGGAGGCCGAGAAAGCCGAGGTCGCACCTCAGGCCGAGCTTCCTGCAGAGGCTCCGGAGTCCGCTACGGAAGAAGAGAAGACCAAAGCGCGTGAGGCCCGCGAGGCTGTGCGCAAGGCCCACAGGTCTGACATCGAGGCATTCGCATCCAAGAACGAAATCCTGCATCAGATTGCAGACCTGGCATTGCTTGCCAACGGCATGCTGAAGGGAAAGGCCCTGAGCGATTTCATCGCCCGCAGCCGCAAGGTCGTGACTGACGCCTATCTTAAATAG
- a CDS encoding long-chain acyl-CoA synthetase — protein sequence MDHYLARLQNAARKYWDKPALNDIGGETFTYGQMARSIERFHIVFEKAGIAKGDKIALCARNGARWGISYLAVNTYEAVIVPILYDFLPDSVCYLVDHSESRILFTDKDKWEKMDISKMPNVNVVLNIETWELLYCKDEKVTDAYSKLDALFAERFPDGFGPDNVVYPVDNLDNLSTINYTSGSTGSPKGVMLTYRNFSANIDFAQRFIPTSDKCKMVSMLPMAHMYGLAFEFLYPLANGTGIYWLGKTPTPSALLKAFAEVKPYLLITVPLVMEKIFKSKIKPVLDKPAISFLTKIPLVNKLIYKKIRQGLIDAFGGNVQQFIMGGAAVNPEIEKWFRKIGLPYTVGYGMTEACPLLAYELPSRYVAGSCGKPVDCAVVRIASDDPHNVVGEIQAKGENICLGYFKNPEASANAFTEDGFLRTGDLGIIDNDGNLFIRGRSKNMILGPSGQNIYPEEIEAVVNNQDYVLETVVVDRGGKLVALVFLDEQAIAKALLDPEAVSEIPENIRGGANKKLPAYSQLTKVEIVKEPFEKTPKMSIKRFMYK from the coding sequence ATGGATCACTATTTAGCCCGACTTCAGAACGCAGCAAGAAAATACTGGGACAAGCCGGCTTTAAATGATATCGGAGGAGAAACCTTCACTTACGGCCAGATGGCCCGCTCTATCGAGCGTTTCCATATTGTCTTTGAAAAAGCAGGTATTGCAAAAGGTGACAAGATCGCCCTCTGCGCCCGTAACGGGGCAAGATGGGGTATCTCTTACCTTGCGGTCAATACCTATGAGGCAGTGATCGTACCTATCTTGTACGACTTCCTCCCGGACAGCGTGTGCTACCTCGTCGACCATTCCGAGAGCCGTATCCTGTTTACCGACAAGGACAAGTGGGAGAAGATGGATATCTCCAAGATGCCTAATGTCAACGTCGTCCTCAATATCGAGACCTGGGAACTGCTTTACTGCAAAGACGAGAAAGTGACTGACGCTTATTCTAAGCTCGATGCGCTCTTCGCCGAGCGCTTCCCTGACGGATTCGGCCCTGACAATGTCGTGTATCCTGTCGACAACCTCGACAACCTCTCCACGATCAACTATACCTCCGGCTCGACCGGCAGCCCTAAGGGCGTAATGCTGACCTATAGGAACTTCAGCGCCAATATCGACTTCGCCCAGAGGTTCATACCGACGTCCGACAAGTGCAAGATGGTTTCGATGCTTCCTATGGCCCATATGTATGGCCTTGCCTTCGAATTCCTCTATCCTCTCGCAAACGGTACCGGAATCTACTGGCTCGGAAAGACTCCGACCCCTTCCGCACTGCTCAAAGCTTTCGCCGAGGTCAAGCCATATCTGTTGATCACTGTTCCTCTGGTCATGGAGAAGATCTTCAAATCCAAGATCAAACCGGTCCTCGACAAGCCTGCGATTTCTTTCCTTACCAAGATTCCGCTTGTCAACAAGCTGATATACAAGAAAATCCGCCAGGGACTTATCGATGCCTTCGGAGGAAATGTGCAGCAGTTCATCATGGGTGGCGCCGCCGTCAATCCTGAAATCGAGAAATGGTTCCGTAAGATCGGACTTCCTTATACTGTGGGCTACGGTATGACTGAGGCCTGTCCTCTGCTTGCCTACGAGCTTCCGTCCAGATATGTCGCAGGATCATGCGGCAAGCCGGTTGACTGCGCCGTCGTAAGGATTGCTTCCGATGACCCTCACAATGTCGTCGGCGAGATCCAGGCCAAGGGCGAGAATATCTGTCTTGGATATTTCAAGAATCCTGAGGCTTCGGCAAATGCATTCACGGAGGACGGCTTCCTGCGTACAGGAGACCTCGGAATCATAGACAACGACGGCAACCTCTTCATCAGAGGCCGCTCCAAGAACATGATCCTCGGCCCTTCCGGCCAGAATATCTATCCTGAAGAGATCGAGGCAGTCGTGAACAATCAGGATTATGTGCTCGAGACTGTCGTTGTGGACAGGGGCGGAAAGCTTGTCGCTCTTGTATTCCTCGACGAACAGGCCATAGCAAAGGCTTTGCTCGATCCTGAGGCAGTATCCGAGATCCCGGAGAATATCCGTGGCGGAGCCAACAAGAAACTCCCTGCATACAGCCAGCTTACCAAGGTGGAAATCGTCAAGGAACCTTTCGAGAAGACTCCTAAGATGAGCATAAAGAGATTTATGTACAAATAG